Proteins encoded together in one Lepisosteus oculatus isolate fLepOcu1 chromosome 2, fLepOcu1.hap2, whole genome shotgun sequence window:
- the LOC102682621 gene encoding rho-related GTP-binding protein RhoB, producing MAAIRKKLVVVGDGACGKTCLLIVFSKDEFPEVYVPTVFENYVADIEVDSKQVELALWDTAGQEDYDRLRPLSYPDTDVILMCFSVDSPDSLENIPEKWVPEVKHFCPNVPIILVANKKDLRNDENVRNELSRMKQEPVKTEDGRAMAVRIGAYDYLECSAKTKEGVREVFETATRAALQKRSRPSGGCLNCCKLL from the coding sequence ATGGCCGCTATTCGGAAAAAGCTGGTCGTAGTCGGAGACGGAGCTTGTGGGAAGACCTGCTTGCTGATCGTTTTCAGCAAAGACGAGTTCCCCGAGGTGTACGTGCCAACGGTGTTTGAGAACTACGTGGCCGACATTGAGGTGGACAGCAAGCAAGTGGAGCTGGCTCTGTGGGACACTGCCGGGCAGGAGGACTACGACCGCCTCCGCCCTCTCTCCTACCCCGACACCGATGTCATCCTGATGTGCTTCTCCGTGGACAGCCCGGACTCCCTGGAAAACATCCCCGAAAAATGGGTGCCGGAAGTGAAGCACTTCTGCCCCAACGTGCCCATCATCCTGGTGGCCAACAAGAAGGACCTGCGGAACGACGAGAACGTCCGGAACGAGCTGTCCAGGATGAAGCAGGAACCGGTGAAAACGGAGGACGGCAGAGCCATGGCGGTGCGCATCGGGGCTTACGACTACCTGGAGTGCTCTGCCAAAACCAAGGAAGGGGTGCGGGAGGTGTTCGAGACCGCCACCCGGGCCGCACTGCAGAAGAGATCCAGACCATCCGGGGGCTGTTTGAATTGCTGCAAGCTTTTGTGA